CCGCTTTGCAACGGCAATTTCAAGACTTCAAGCAGCCACCGCAACGCAATGATTTCGAGATATGCGGTGCCGGGAGTTACTTTGTACAATCCGGTGTTTTGATCCCATGCGGCAGCGAGCCAATTTGCCGCCAGCGCTGCCGGTAACGAGCCGCCGATAACGAAGCCATAAAATCGCCGCCCGGCAATCGCCATGGTTGCCGGTGAACCGAACTCGTCGAGCATCTGCAACACGCTTTGCGGATCAACCGGATCTTCCGGCAGCGGCTCGTTGAAGCGGGACAAATTCGCGATCGCTTCAGCGCTCGGTGCAACACCGCGTGTTTCCAAATTTTGCAAATAGCTGATGGCGCGTTCCGCCGCGGCTTTTAATAACTCCTGCATATCGTTCTCCATTCTGCGCATTCAAACTGTTGAGGAATTGACCAGCACTTCGTAATGTGTTACATGAGGTTCGAACTCGAGCAAAAACGCCGCGTCTTCAGGATAATATTTTGCTTTCTCAAAATCCTCGCCGGCAAATTTCTTGATGGCTTCAACAGAATCCCAGTGTGTGATCAACAGAAAATGCGCGCGGTCGCCTTCGATTCGTCGCAAAATATACACACCCCGATTGCCCTCGGTCGATTGATAATCCGGGACGCCGGTTTTTTTCAAGACTTCGAGATAGTCATCTGCTTTTGCCGCCGGCGTCATGCCGTGCCACATTCTGGCGATCATGCTATCCTCCAAAACAATACTAGGATTGTCGACTAAATAACTTGCCCAAATCTCAAACCGCGAATGCACGCCAATAAACGCGAATTTTAAGATTAGCGAATATTCGCGTTTATTAGCGGTTCCCCAAATGAG
This is a stretch of genomic DNA from Cytophagia bacterium CHB2. It encodes these proteins:
- a CDS encoding antibiotic biosynthesis monooxygenase, whose product is MIARMWHGMTPAAKADDYLEVLKKTGVPDYQSTEGNRGVYILRRIEGDRAHFLLITHWDSVEAIKKFAGEDFEKAKYYPEDAAFLLEFEPHVTHYEVLVNSSTV